A genomic window from Cricetulus griseus strain 17A/GY chromosome 4, alternate assembly CriGri-PICRH-1.0, whole genome shotgun sequence includes:
- the Mtmr2 gene encoding myotubularin-related protein 2 isoform X4, with translation MEKSSSCESLGAQPAAARPPSEDSLSSASTSHSENSVHTKSVSAISSDSISTSADNFSPDLRVLRESNKLAEMEEPTLLPGENIKDMAKDVTYICPFTGAVRGTLTVTNYRLYFKSMERDPPFVLDASLGVISRVEKIGGASSRGENSYGLETVCKDIRNLRFAHKPEGRTRRSIFENLMKYAFPVSNGLPLFAFEYKEVFPENGWKLYDPLLEYRRQGIPNESWRITKINERYELCDTYPALLVVPANIPDEELKRVASFRSRGRIPVLSWIHPESQATVTRCSQPMVGVSGKRSKEDEKYLQAIMDSNAQSHKIFIFDARPSVNAVANKQAKGGGYESEDAYQNAELVFLDIHNIHVMRESLRKLKEIVYPNIEETHWLSNLESTHWLEHIKLILAGALRIADKVESGKTSVVVHCSDGWDRTAQLTSLAMLMLDGYYRTIRGFEVLVEKEWLSFGHRFQLRVGHGDKNHADADRSPVFLQFIDCVWQMTRQFPTAFEFNEYFLITILDHLYSCLFGTFLCNSEQQRGKENLPKRTVSLWSYINSQLEDFTNPLYGSYSNHVLYPVASMRHLELWVGYYIRWNPRMKPQEPIHNRYKELLAKRAELQRKVEELQREISNRSTSSSERASSPAQCVTPVQTVV, from the exons tGCTTCCACTTCTCATTCAGAGAACTCGGTGCATACGAAATCAGTTTCTGCCATATCTTCAGATTCCATTTCAACTTCGGCAGACAACTTTTCTCCTGATTTGAGG GTCCTGAGGGAGTCAAACAAATTAGCAGAAATGGAGGAACCAACTCTGCTTCCAGGAGAAAACATTAAAGACATGG CCAAAGATGTGACTTACATATGCCCCTTCACTGGTGCTGTACGAGGAACACTAACTGTCACAAACTACAGATTATATTTCAAGAGCATGGAACGG GACCCCCCATTTGTTCTAGATGCTTCTCTTGGAGTGATAAGTAGAGTAGAAAAAATTGGTGGTGCATCTAGCCGTGGTGAAAACTCTTATGGCCTGGAGACCGTGTGCAAG GATATCAGGAATTTACGATTTGCTCATAAACCAGAGGGGCGAACAAGAAGATCCATATTTGAGAATCTAATGAAATATGCATTTCCTGTGTCTAATGGCTTG CCTCTGTTTGCTTTTGAGTATAAAGAAGTATTCCCTGAAAATGGGTGGAAATTGTATGACCCCCTTCTAGAGTATCGAAGGCAG GGAATTCCAAACGAAAGCTGGAGAATAACAAAGATAAATGAACGCTATGAACTTTGTGACACATATCCTGCCCTCTTGGTTGTGCCAGCAAACATTCCTGATGAGGAGCTAAAAAGAGTAGCATCTTTCAGGTCACGGGGCCGGATCCCG GTTTTATCATGGATTCATCCTGAAAGTCAAGCCACAGTCACTCGCTGCAGTCAGCCCATGGTGGGAGTGAGTGGGAAACGCAGCAAAGAGGATGAGAAGTACCTTCAGGCCATCATGGACTCCAATGCCCAGTCtcacaaaatatttatatttgatgCTCGGCCAAGTGTCAATGCTGTTGCCAATAAG CAGGCAAAAGGGGGAGGTTATGAAAGTGAAGATGCCTATCAAAATGCAGAACTTGTTTTTTTGGATATTCACAATATTCATGTTATGAGAGAATCATTACGAAAGCTTAAGGAGATTGTGTACCCCAACATTGAGGAAACTCACTGGTTGTCTAATTTGGAATCTACACACTGGCTGGAACACATTAAG CTCATTCTTGCAGGGGCTCTTAGGATTGCTGACAAGGTAGAATCAGGGAAGACATCTGTAGTGGTACACTGCAGTGATGGCTGGGATCGCACAGCTCAGCTCACTTCCCTGGCCATGCTCATGCTAGACGGATACTATCGAACAATTCGAGGATTTGAAGTCCTCGTGGAGAAAGAGTGGCTAAGCTTTGGACATCGATTCCAACTA AGAGTTGGCCATGGAGATAAGAACCATGCAGATGCAGACAGATCACCTGTTTTCCTTCAATTTATTGACTGTGTCTGGCAGATGACAAGACAG TTCCCTACTGCGTTTGAATTCAATGAATATTTCCTCATTACCATCCTGGACCACTTGTACAGCTGTTTATTTGGGACATTCCTCTGTAACAGCGaacagcagagggggaaggag AATCTTCCTAAGAGGACAGTGTCATTATGGTCCTACATAAACAGCCAGCTGGAAGATTTCACCAATCCTCTCTATGGAAGCTACTCCAATCATGTCCTTTACCCAGTAGCCAGCATGCGCCACCTTGAACTCTGGGTAGGATATTACATAAGGTGGAACCCCCGAATGAAACCACAG GAACCCATCCACAACAGATACAAAGAACTTCTTGCCAAAAGAGCAGAGCTTCAGAGAAAAGTAGAAGAACTTCAAAGAGAAATTTCCAACCGCTCAACCTCCTCCTCAGAgagagccagctctcctgcacAGTGTGTGACTCCTGTTCAAACTGTTGTATGA
- the Mtmr2 gene encoding myotubularin-related protein 2 isoform X5, with translation MEKSSSCESLGAQPAAARPPSEDSLSSASTSHSENSVHTKSVSAISSDSISTSADNFSPDLRVLRESNKLAEMEEPTLLPGENIKDMAKDVTYICPFTGAVRGTLTVTNYRLYFKSMERDPPFVLDASLGVISRVEKIGGASSRGENSYGLETVCKDIRNLRFAHKPEGRTRRSIFENLMKYAFPVSNGLPLFAFEYKEVFPENGWKLYDPLLEYRRQGIPNESWRITKINERYELCDTYPALLVVPANIPDEELKRVASFRSRGRIPVLSWIHPESQATVTRCSQPMVGVSGKRSKEDEKYLQAIMDSNAQSHKIFIFDARPSVNAVANKAKGGGYESEDAYQNAELVFLDIHNIHVMRESLRKLKEIVYPNIEETHWLSNLESTHWLEHIKLILAGALRIADKVESGKTSVVVHCSDGWDRTAQLTSLAMLMLDGYYRTIRGFEVLVEKEWLSFGHRFQLRVGHGDKNHADADRSPVFLQFIDCVWQMTRQFPTAFEFNEYFLITILDHLYSCLFGTFLCNSEQQRGKENLPKRTVSLWSYINSQLEDFTNPLYGSYSNHVLYPVASMRHLELWVGYYIRWNPRMKPQEPIHNRYKELLAKRAELQRKVEELQREISNRSTSSSERASSPAQCVTPVQTVV, from the exons tGCTTCCACTTCTCATTCAGAGAACTCGGTGCATACGAAATCAGTTTCTGCCATATCTTCAGATTCCATTTCAACTTCGGCAGACAACTTTTCTCCTGATTTGAGG GTCCTGAGGGAGTCAAACAAATTAGCAGAAATGGAGGAACCAACTCTGCTTCCAGGAGAAAACATTAAAGACATGG CCAAAGATGTGACTTACATATGCCCCTTCACTGGTGCTGTACGAGGAACACTAACTGTCACAAACTACAGATTATATTTCAAGAGCATGGAACGG GACCCCCCATTTGTTCTAGATGCTTCTCTTGGAGTGATAAGTAGAGTAGAAAAAATTGGTGGTGCATCTAGCCGTGGTGAAAACTCTTATGGCCTGGAGACCGTGTGCAAG GATATCAGGAATTTACGATTTGCTCATAAACCAGAGGGGCGAACAAGAAGATCCATATTTGAGAATCTAATGAAATATGCATTTCCTGTGTCTAATGGCTTG CCTCTGTTTGCTTTTGAGTATAAAGAAGTATTCCCTGAAAATGGGTGGAAATTGTATGACCCCCTTCTAGAGTATCGAAGGCAG GGAATTCCAAACGAAAGCTGGAGAATAACAAAGATAAATGAACGCTATGAACTTTGTGACACATATCCTGCCCTCTTGGTTGTGCCAGCAAACATTCCTGATGAGGAGCTAAAAAGAGTAGCATCTTTCAGGTCACGGGGCCGGATCCCG GTTTTATCATGGATTCATCCTGAAAGTCAAGCCACAGTCACTCGCTGCAGTCAGCCCATGGTGGGAGTGAGTGGGAAACGCAGCAAAGAGGATGAGAAGTACCTTCAGGCCATCATGGACTCCAATGCCCAGTCtcacaaaatatttatatttgatgCTCGGCCAAGTGTCAATGCTGTTGCCAATAAG GCAAAAGGGGGAGGTTATGAAAGTGAAGATGCCTATCAAAATGCAGAACTTGTTTTTTTGGATATTCACAATATTCATGTTATGAGAGAATCATTACGAAAGCTTAAGGAGATTGTGTACCCCAACATTGAGGAAACTCACTGGTTGTCTAATTTGGAATCTACACACTGGCTGGAACACATTAAG CTCATTCTTGCAGGGGCTCTTAGGATTGCTGACAAGGTAGAATCAGGGAAGACATCTGTAGTGGTACACTGCAGTGATGGCTGGGATCGCACAGCTCAGCTCACTTCCCTGGCCATGCTCATGCTAGACGGATACTATCGAACAATTCGAGGATTTGAAGTCCTCGTGGAGAAAGAGTGGCTAAGCTTTGGACATCGATTCCAACTA AGAGTTGGCCATGGAGATAAGAACCATGCAGATGCAGACAGATCACCTGTTTTCCTTCAATTTATTGACTGTGTCTGGCAGATGACAAGACAG TTCCCTACTGCGTTTGAATTCAATGAATATTTCCTCATTACCATCCTGGACCACTTGTACAGCTGTTTATTTGGGACATTCCTCTGTAACAGCGaacagcagagggggaaggag AATCTTCCTAAGAGGACAGTGTCATTATGGTCCTACATAAACAGCCAGCTGGAAGATTTCACCAATCCTCTCTATGGAAGCTACTCCAATCATGTCCTTTACCCAGTAGCCAGCATGCGCCACCTTGAACTCTGGGTAGGATATTACATAAGGTGGAACCCCCGAATGAAACCACAG GAACCCATCCACAACAGATACAAAGAACTTCTTGCCAAAAGAGCAGAGCTTCAGAGAAAAGTAGAAGAACTTCAAAGAGAAATTTCCAACCGCTCAACCTCCTCCTCAGAgagagccagctctcctgcacAGTGTGTGACTCCTGTTCAAACTGTTGTATGA
- the Mtmr2 gene encoding myotubularin-related protein 2 isoform X1, giving the protein MEEPTLLPGENIKDMAKDVTYICPFTGAVRGTLTVTNYRLYFKSMERDPPFVLDASLGVISRVEKIGGASSRGENSYGLETVCKDIRNLRFAHKPEGRTRRSIFENLMKYAFPVSNGLPLFAFEYKEVFPENGWKLYDPLLEYRRQGIPNESWRITKINERYELCDTYPALLVVPANIPDEELKRVASFRSRGRIPVLSWIHPESQATVTRCSQPMVGVSGKRSKEDEKYLQAIMDSNAQSHKIFIFDARPSVNAVANKQAKGGGYESEDAYQNAELVFLDIHNIHVMRESLRKLKEIVYPNIEETHWLSNLESTHWLEHIKLILAGALRIADKVESGKTSVVVHCSDGWDRTAQLTSLAMLMLDGYYRTIRGFEVLVEKEWLSFGHRFQLRVGHGDKNHADADRSPVFLQFIDCVWQMTRQFPTAFEFNEYFLITILDHLYSCLFGTFLCNSEQQRGKENLPKRTVSLWSYINSQLEDFTNPLYGSYSNHVLYPVASMRHLELWVGYYIRWNPRMKPQEPIHNRYKELLAKRAELQRKVEELQREISNRSTSSSERASSPAQCVTPVQTVV; this is encoded by the exons ATGGAGGAACCAACTCTGCTTCCAGGAGAAAACATTAAAGACATGG CCAAAGATGTGACTTACATATGCCCCTTCACTGGTGCTGTACGAGGAACACTAACTGTCACAAACTACAGATTATATTTCAAGAGCATGGAACGG GACCCCCCATTTGTTCTAGATGCTTCTCTTGGAGTGATAAGTAGAGTAGAAAAAATTGGTGGTGCATCTAGCCGTGGTGAAAACTCTTATGGCCTGGAGACCGTGTGCAAG GATATCAGGAATTTACGATTTGCTCATAAACCAGAGGGGCGAACAAGAAGATCCATATTTGAGAATCTAATGAAATATGCATTTCCTGTGTCTAATGGCTTG CCTCTGTTTGCTTTTGAGTATAAAGAAGTATTCCCTGAAAATGGGTGGAAATTGTATGACCCCCTTCTAGAGTATCGAAGGCAG GGAATTCCAAACGAAAGCTGGAGAATAACAAAGATAAATGAACGCTATGAACTTTGTGACACATATCCTGCCCTCTTGGTTGTGCCAGCAAACATTCCTGATGAGGAGCTAAAAAGAGTAGCATCTTTCAGGTCACGGGGCCGGATCCCG GTTTTATCATGGATTCATCCTGAAAGTCAAGCCACAGTCACTCGCTGCAGTCAGCCCATGGTGGGAGTGAGTGGGAAACGCAGCAAAGAGGATGAGAAGTACCTTCAGGCCATCATGGACTCCAATGCCCAGTCtcacaaaatatttatatttgatgCTCGGCCAAGTGTCAATGCTGTTGCCAATAAG CAGGCAAAAGGGGGAGGTTATGAAAGTGAAGATGCCTATCAAAATGCAGAACTTGTTTTTTTGGATATTCACAATATTCATGTTATGAGAGAATCATTACGAAAGCTTAAGGAGATTGTGTACCCCAACATTGAGGAAACTCACTGGTTGTCTAATTTGGAATCTACACACTGGCTGGAACACATTAAG CTCATTCTTGCAGGGGCTCTTAGGATTGCTGACAAGGTAGAATCAGGGAAGACATCTGTAGTGGTACACTGCAGTGATGGCTGGGATCGCACAGCTCAGCTCACTTCCCTGGCCATGCTCATGCTAGACGGATACTATCGAACAATTCGAGGATTTGAAGTCCTCGTGGAGAAAGAGTGGCTAAGCTTTGGACATCGATTCCAACTA AGAGTTGGCCATGGAGATAAGAACCATGCAGATGCAGACAGATCACCTGTTTTCCTTCAATTTATTGACTGTGTCTGGCAGATGACAAGACAG TTCCCTACTGCGTTTGAATTCAATGAATATTTCCTCATTACCATCCTGGACCACTTGTACAGCTGTTTATTTGGGACATTCCTCTGTAACAGCGaacagcagagggggaaggag AATCTTCCTAAGAGGACAGTGTCATTATGGTCCTACATAAACAGCCAGCTGGAAGATTTCACCAATCCTCTCTATGGAAGCTACTCCAATCATGTCCTTTACCCAGTAGCCAGCATGCGCCACCTTGAACTCTGGGTAGGATATTACATAAGGTGGAACCCCCGAATGAAACCACAG GAACCCATCCACAACAGATACAAAGAACTTCTTGCCAAAAGAGCAGAGCTTCAGAGAAAAGTAGAAGAACTTCAAAGAGAAATTTCCAACCGCTCAACCTCCTCCTCAGAgagagccagctctcctgcacAGTGTGTGACTCCTGTTCAAACTGTTGTATGA
- the Mtmr2 gene encoding myotubularin-related protein 2 isoform X2 produces MERDPPFVLDASLGVISRVEKIGGASSRGENSYGLETVCKDIRNLRFAHKPEGRTRRSIFENLMKYAFPVSNGLPLFAFEYKEVFPENGWKLYDPLLEYRRQGIPNESWRITKINERYELCDTYPALLVVPANIPDEELKRVASFRSRGRIPVLSWIHPESQATVTRCSQPMVGVSGKRSKEDEKYLQAIMDSNAQSHKIFIFDARPSVNAVANKQAKGGGYESEDAYQNAELVFLDIHNIHVMRESLRKLKEIVYPNIEETHWLSNLESTHWLEHIKLILAGALRIADKVESGKTSVVVHCSDGWDRTAQLTSLAMLMLDGYYRTIRGFEVLVEKEWLSFGHRFQLRVGHGDKNHADADRSPVFLQFIDCVWQMTRQFPTAFEFNEYFLITILDHLYSCLFGTFLCNSEQQRGKENLPKRTVSLWSYINSQLEDFTNPLYGSYSNHVLYPVASMRHLELWVGYYIRWNPRMKPQEPIHNRYKELLAKRAELQRKVEELQREISNRSTSSSERASSPAQCVTPVQTVV; encoded by the exons ATGGAACGG GACCCCCCATTTGTTCTAGATGCTTCTCTTGGAGTGATAAGTAGAGTAGAAAAAATTGGTGGTGCATCTAGCCGTGGTGAAAACTCTTATGGCCTGGAGACCGTGTGCAAG GATATCAGGAATTTACGATTTGCTCATAAACCAGAGGGGCGAACAAGAAGATCCATATTTGAGAATCTAATGAAATATGCATTTCCTGTGTCTAATGGCTTG CCTCTGTTTGCTTTTGAGTATAAAGAAGTATTCCCTGAAAATGGGTGGAAATTGTATGACCCCCTTCTAGAGTATCGAAGGCAG GGAATTCCAAACGAAAGCTGGAGAATAACAAAGATAAATGAACGCTATGAACTTTGTGACACATATCCTGCCCTCTTGGTTGTGCCAGCAAACATTCCTGATGAGGAGCTAAAAAGAGTAGCATCTTTCAGGTCACGGGGCCGGATCCCG GTTTTATCATGGATTCATCCTGAAAGTCAAGCCACAGTCACTCGCTGCAGTCAGCCCATGGTGGGAGTGAGTGGGAAACGCAGCAAAGAGGATGAGAAGTACCTTCAGGCCATCATGGACTCCAATGCCCAGTCtcacaaaatatttatatttgatgCTCGGCCAAGTGTCAATGCTGTTGCCAATAAG CAGGCAAAAGGGGGAGGTTATGAAAGTGAAGATGCCTATCAAAATGCAGAACTTGTTTTTTTGGATATTCACAATATTCATGTTATGAGAGAATCATTACGAAAGCTTAAGGAGATTGTGTACCCCAACATTGAGGAAACTCACTGGTTGTCTAATTTGGAATCTACACACTGGCTGGAACACATTAAG CTCATTCTTGCAGGGGCTCTTAGGATTGCTGACAAGGTAGAATCAGGGAAGACATCTGTAGTGGTACACTGCAGTGATGGCTGGGATCGCACAGCTCAGCTCACTTCCCTGGCCATGCTCATGCTAGACGGATACTATCGAACAATTCGAGGATTTGAAGTCCTCGTGGAGAAAGAGTGGCTAAGCTTTGGACATCGATTCCAACTA AGAGTTGGCCATGGAGATAAGAACCATGCAGATGCAGACAGATCACCTGTTTTCCTTCAATTTATTGACTGTGTCTGGCAGATGACAAGACAG TTCCCTACTGCGTTTGAATTCAATGAATATTTCCTCATTACCATCCTGGACCACTTGTACAGCTGTTTATTTGGGACATTCCTCTGTAACAGCGaacagcagagggggaaggag AATCTTCCTAAGAGGACAGTGTCATTATGGTCCTACATAAACAGCCAGCTGGAAGATTTCACCAATCCTCTCTATGGAAGCTACTCCAATCATGTCCTTTACCCAGTAGCCAGCATGCGCCACCTTGAACTCTGGGTAGGATATTACATAAGGTGGAACCCCCGAATGAAACCACAG GAACCCATCCACAACAGATACAAAGAACTTCTTGCCAAAAGAGCAGAGCTTCAGAGAAAAGTAGAAGAACTTCAAAGAGAAATTTCCAACCGCTCAACCTCCTCCTCAGAgagagccagctctcctgcacAGTGTGTGACTCCTGTTCAAACTGTTGTATGA